Below is a window of Clostridiales bacterium DNA.
TAATCCTTCTCGATAGCATCCCAGAGGGAGCTTCCGTACAGGCGGAGATCGTCTTTCAGGTCTTCTTCCGTATCGGTTCCCGGCTCTTCGCCGGCAGCTGCCAGCTTCGGGCTGACAAACGGATATACCGGGATCACCGCCTGCGGCTTTGGCAGCCCATGGGCCGGGTATCCCATTCCGGTGTTCCAGAGGCATACCAGGTATCCGCCCGCGGAGAAGCCGCAGGTGATGTACCGGTCTGCGTCCGCATGGAAGAAATCCCGCTTGTCCCGGATCAGCCGCAGTGCCCGGGCGAAATCCTCCATGTCCTTTTCCAGCAGGCGTTCCGTACCGTCCACCTGGTAGGTCAGCACTGCCGTGTGGTATCCCAGCTCATTGAACTGCGCTGCGATCGGCCAGCCCTCCGTCAGGTTCCACACATTCACGAATCCGCCGCCCGGTACCAGCAGGACAAACGGCTTCTTTGCCGCTTCCGGGTCCGCCGATGGAAGCCATACCACGTTCACGCCTTTGCGTGCGCTGTCCTGGGCGCATTCTTCCTCGCTGTACAGCGGGAAATACCAGCTGCCGGAATCTGCTGCGGCGTACAGCCGCTCCATTCCCCGGCCGATATCGGATGTGAAAAAATGCTCGCTGCTGATTTCCGCCAGCGTCTTATTCCATGTTTCTTCATTCCGCAGGTCCCGTCTCCGGATAGCGTCCGGGGCAATCGGCCGGATCCGGGGATCGTCCAGCAGTTCTCCCAGTGTTTTGTTTTCAAATGCCATATGGTTTCTCCGTTCCGCGCTTTCCGCTTTTTGGGTATTATACCATGTCTTTGCGCAGAAGGATATGTTTTTCAGCCCAGCGCCACGTCCAGGATCATCATCACGACAAATCCGAGGGAGAACGCAATCGTCCCCAGGTTGGAGTGCTTCCCTTCCGACATTTCCGGAATCAGCTCCTCCACCACCACGTACATCATCGCTCCGGCGGCAAACGCCAGGAAATAGGGCATCACCGGCACCACTGCCCCTGCGGCTGCCACGGTAATCACCGCCGCAATCGGTTCCACCACGCCGCTCAGCATGCCGAACAGGAAGGTTTTCCCTTTGTTCATTCCCTCTGCCCGCAGTGGCATGGAAACAATCGCGCCTTCCGGAAAGTTCTGGATGGCGATTCCCAGCGCCAGCGCCAGGGCGCCCGCGGCACTGATCCCGGTATTCCCGGCCAGGAAGCCTGCATATACCACGCCCACAGCCATGCCTTCCGGAATGTTGTGCAGCGTTACCGCCAGGATCAGCTTGGTCGTCCGCTTCAGTCCGGATTTCGGTCCCTCGTCCTGGTTGTTGAAATGCATGTGCGGCGTCACCTCATCCAGCAGCAGCAGGAATCCGACGCCGATGAGAAATCCGATTGCCGCCGGAAGGAATGAAAGCTTTCCCATTCCCGCACTGCTTTCCAGCGCTGGCTCCAGCAGGCTCCAGAAGGAAGCGGCCACCATCACCCCGGCCGCAAATCCGGTCAGGATCTTGTTCAGTCCGTCCGAAATCTGCCGGCGCAGGATAAATACCATCGCCGCGCCGAGACTGGTTCCCGCGAACGGAATCAGGATACCCAGTATGGTTTCCCCTGTCATAATCTGCCTGTCTTTCCCCGGTTACTTCTCCATATGGTCATTCCGGTATTCCGACGGAGTCATTCCCGTCATCTTCTTGAAAATATGCGTGAAGTGCGAAGAAGAAGCAAACCCGACTGCCTCTCCCGCTTCGGAAATGCTGAAGCGGCCATCCGCGAGGATCTCGCCGGCTTTTTCGCAGCGCACATGGTGATGGTACCACAGCAGCGTATGTCCCGTATTGGCCTTGAACAGCCGCAGCAGGTAGCTGCCGTTTACATACAGGGATCCGGCAAT
It encodes the following:
- a CDS encoding helix-turn-helix transcriptional regulator, with the translated sequence MAGRLENELKANGRRRSGSTEHVAEAREYIEKHYKEKFSLKRIAGSLYVNGSYLLRLFKANTGHTLLWYHHHVRCEKAGEILADGRFSISEAGEAVGFASSSHFTHIFKKMTGMTPSEYRNDHMEK
- a CDS encoding alpha/beta hydrolase — its product is MAFENKTLGELLDDPRIRPIAPDAIRRRDLRNEETWNKTLAEISSEHFFTSDIGRGMERLYAAADSGSWYFPLYSEEECAQDSARKGVNVVWLPSADPEAAKKPFVLLVPGGGFVNVWNLTEGWPIAAQFNELGYHTAVLTYQVDGTERLLEKDMEDFARALRLIRDKRDFFHADADRYITCGFSAGGYLVCLWNTGMGYPAHGLPKPQAVIPVYPFVSPKLAAAGEEPGTDTEEDLKDDLRLYGSSLWDAIEKDYEIPEHAEGFPPCAVFLAAGDELVDPEHSKILARVLEKAGIPCRLEIGPTGGHGFADGTGMCMAGWTERAVRWIETNMK
- a CDS encoding ZIP family metal transporter, whose protein sequence is MTGETILGILIPFAGTSLGAAMVFILRRQISDGLNKILTGFAAGVMVAASFWSLLEPALESSAGMGKLSFLPAAIGFLIGVGFLLLLDEVTPHMHFNNQDEGPKSGLKRTTKLILAVTLHNIPEGMAVGVVYAGFLAGNTGISAAGALALALGIAIQNFPEGAIVSMPLRAEGMNKGKTFLFGMLSGVVEPIAAVITVAAAGAVVPVMPYFLAFAAGAMMYVVVEELIPEMSEGKHSNLGTIAFSLGFVVMMILDVALG